A section of the Blastocatellia bacterium genome encodes:
- a CDS encoding nuclear transport factor 2 family protein, which translates to MTKIERAILNVEKQQAAAFNRGDLQTVLQAFAPTVVCFSSTQHARVTGRAAMRRTFEYYLKQADKVTYTITEPVVQVYGDTAIVSFYWTVTLKSGSKRQTIEGRGSHVLRQQNGSWQIVHEHFSRAHHG; encoded by the coding sequence ATGACGAAAATTGAGCGTGCCATTCTGAACGTGGAAAAGCAACAAGCAGCAGCCTTCAATCGAGGCGATTTACAAACGGTTTTGCAAGCGTTCGCCCCAACGGTCGTCTGCTTTTCATCAACGCAACACGCGCGCGTGACAGGACGCGCGGCCATGCGTCGGACGTTTGAATACTACCTGAAGCAGGCTGACAAGGTGACATACACAATCACCGAGCCTGTCGTTCAAGTCTATGGCGACACGGCCATTGTCAGTTTCTACTGGACGGTGACGCTCAAGAGTGGCTCCAAGCGTCAAACCATCGAAGGGCGCGGCAGCCACGTGCTCAGACAACAGAACGGCTCATGGCAGATCGTGCATGAACACTTCTCGCGGGCGCATCACGGGTAA